From the Rhinatrema bivittatum chromosome 3, aRhiBiv1.1, whole genome shotgun sequence genome, one window contains:
- the LOC115086649 gene encoding transmembrane protein 121-like, which produces MGPPLPVNKPHICMFTFIIVSSMVLMDAYLVEQNQGSRKLGICIMVCVGDISFLIVLRYMAIWVGAEVRSAKRGYAMILWFLYVFVLEIKVYFIYQNYKADRKSLDITARKALTLLLSICIPALYLILAAVEHMDYVTTFKKKEDLRNRMFWVIIDMLDVLDVQANLWEPQKKGLPPWTEGLLFFYCYILLLILPCVSLSEISMQGINIVPHKMMLYPMLSMLTINMATIFIRACNMLFFQDSHSSGIFMGKNILAIALKICTFVQYKKQLQDIPSGLSLDLQHNSTLQPQLTSPTQSLTPELMARDNT; this is translated from the coding sequence ATGGGTCCTCCCTTGCCCGTAAACAAACCCCACATTTGCATGTTCACCTTCATCATCGTCAGCAGTATGGTGCTGATGGATGCCTACCTCGTGGAGCAGAATCAGGGCTCCCGGAAACTTGGAATCTGCATCATGGTCTGTGTGGGTGACATTTCGTTCCTGATAGTCCTCAGGTACATGGCTATCTGGGTAGGGGCTGAAGTGAGAAGTGCCAAGAGAGGTTACGCCATGATTCTGTGGTTCCTCTATGTCTTTGTACTGGAGATCAAGGTCTACTTTATCTATCAGAACTATAAGGCAGACAGGAAAAGTCTGGACATCACTGCTCGCAAGGCCCTTACCCTTCTGCTCTCCATCTGCATTCCAGCTCTGTATCTCATTCTAGCTGCTGTTGAGCACATGGACTATGtgacaaccttcaaaaaaaaagaggacctaAGAAACCGTATGTTTTGGGTCATCATTGATATGCTGGATGTTTTAGATGTTCAAGCCAATCTATGGGAGCCTCAGAAGAAGGGGCTGCCCCCCTGGACTGAGGGCTTGCTGTTTTTTTACTGCTACATTTTGCTATTGATCTTGCCATGTGTGTCACTAAGTGAGATCAGCATGCAAGGGATTAACATCGTGCCACATAAGATGATGTTATACCCAATGCTGAGCATGCTCACCATCAACATGGCTACCATCTTCATCAGGGCCTGCAACATGCTTTTCTTCCAAGATTCCCATTCCTCAGGTATCTTCATGGGCAAAAACATTTTGGCTATTGCACTGAAAATCTGCACCTTTGTGCAGTATAAGAAACAGCTGCAGGATATTCCAAGTGGGTTAAGCCTAGATTTACAGCACAATTCCACTCTTCAGCCCCAGTTGACATCTCCAACCCAGTCTCTCACCCCTGAACTGATGGCAAGAGACAACACGTGA